CCGCATCTGGCTGAAAAAGAGTCTGTTTCAAAATCgtggggagccactgcctgtcagtgtagataatactaagCTAGACAGACCAGCAGActgattcagtacaaggcagcttcctatcttcctatgATGATGGGACAAAAAGAGCCAGAGCTTCGGATGGATTTGCAAGCGAACTTCAGTTTTGCACCATGTTAATTTGAATTAAGACTGATGGGATACATCCATACAATACAAATTCTAAGTTGTGCAGTGTTGCCGTTTGATGGTTTGAAAAAGCACTATGTGATTTAGTTTACAAAACCAAAAACTGTTGGAATCAGCACATTTCAGAGCCAATGCAAAGTGACATTCGAGTGCAGTGCAGAATCCGCTTGTAAgcaaacatgaaacatttaaGGCCCATCCAAACAAACATAAACACATTTCAGTAATGTTTCAGTAATGTGAGAATTGTGTTTAGCTCTGAAAATGAGACTTCAATCTGCTCTACTTTGGTTAGATTTTGCCTCCAGTCCTCCACCCCATTTCTTTTAGAAATAAGATAACCTTGTGTGGGTATTATTCCTGTTTCAGTGTCTAGTTAATGGAATGTATTGGAAAGCTATATTTAGTTATCGCAGTGTTTTGCACTCGCAAGTCATATTGGGTTATATCAAATTTTGATGCAGCAGGAATAATCTACTGGGGAAGTAGGGGCGGGAAAAGCAGTTTGTGTGTCCATTCCTCCTCTTCCCTACAGACCCCAGTGCTCCCCCAaaatctcaccaccaccaccccaaaatgaTTTAGGGGAGCTGGGAACTACAGAAGGAAAGGGAACTGGCAAAAATTGCTTCCCTTTGTTTGCTAGCGGATGACTCCTACAAGATCACCAGCGCTAGAATGGCCAACTGGATACTAGCAATTGCTTTCAATGGGGGATAGCAAAGTTCCCTTGGCTGGATCACTCCCCACATATCCACTGGCATAGGCTTCTATTGTGCACCAGTACTTTTATGCTTAAggttattattttgatttttaaaaaaccagtttggcttaGAACGTAAAAACTTATattgcttctctttttttcttaacaGCATGGGATGGGTGTTCCATCCATTTCTATCATGCTTCATGAGCTAATCAAATTGCTACACCATGCAAAATGCTGTGATGTTACCATTATACGCATCGGTACTTCAGGGGGATTAGGTGAGCAAAGAATTTTGCTGCTACCAGGCGCAAGAGATGGAAATGAAATACATCTCAAGAAAAGGTCATGTCTTTATGAGGTTTTTGtacttaaaaaaacccaagtcaACAAATATCAACCTGCTAAGATATATGAAAGATcacaaatatgtatttttctaATGTAGCATCAGCTTGAAAACACAGGACTTGATGTTCTTTTTAAAGTCATTcggatttgattccccccccaactGACCCAAATACCAACACATATGAGTGACTGATAAAACAAAACCATGTTATCCATATTGTGAAAATGCTGTTCCAATGACCAAAAAATGTTCTCCAAAAGCTAGactcctgctttttaaaataaggatTTTCCATAGAATTAAGGGGGAAAATACTATAAGAatcttaatgagaaaagaaagtcTCATTGCAAACACCAAATGATAAACTCCCTCTTGAAATTAGTTTGTACAATGAACATAGCTGACCTGACAATTCAGTCCGGGTACAAAGTAACTGACAGTCCTCTCACCCACTGAAAGTTATCTGAATGAGATCCAGAATTATATGTCACTTTTAAAGACCTGATAGATGACAACCACTGTCATGGCCGAGAATGCCCTATATACACTTGATAACTGGGGtggtaggacccaggtggcgctgtggttaaaccactgagcctagggcttgcagatcagaaggttggcggttcgaatccctgtgacggggtgagctcccgttgcttggtcccagctcctgccaacctagcagttcgaaagcacctcaaaaatgcaagtagataaataggaaccgctacagcgggaaggtaaacggtgtttccatgtgctgccctggtttgccagaagcggcttttgtcatgatggccacattacctggaagctatacgctggctccctcggccattaatgcgagatgagcgcgtaaccccagagtcggtcacgactggacctaatggtcaggggtccctttacctttaactggggTGGTACACATGAGTAACATTTTGAGTAAATGTCTGTGTGtacacagggccagctctaggtagagtcccggtggcacggggtgGTAGGGCggcgggccggtaggcagggcgctgcgcggcaaagccgcgtggaagccatgctgcgccctgcgagggcggggatGCCGGAGTGaactctgcccctcagcgccagggcgcaagacctgctcgagactgccctgtgtgtacgccatacctttaaagcacacacacaaacacccagcaaagaatccttggaactgtagttttttaaggaTGCGAGGCaccaacaaaccacagttctcagaattctttgagcaGAAGCAAGGGGGAGCAAGTAGtataagtgtgttttaagtgtaaGGTGTGGATGTATCCAATTCCACCTCTATGAAAATTCAGTCACTTCCCTCCCACATGGCATGTAACCTCCTGCCAGTCTATTTCTTGCATAAACTTAGCTGACTAGCCAAATgttggggtattattattattattattattagttcatgATCACTGAGATCAAGCTTCCTATAATGTATAATTGTGGGCTTGTTTAATGCAGTCTTTTAATTTTAtccccatttctgttttcagGGATTGAGCCTGGCTCTGTTGTAATAACAGACACGGCTGTTGATTCATTTTTTAAGCCACAGTTTGAGCAGGTGATATTGGACAAAGTGGTAACGCGAAGCACAGAACTTGATCGAGACCTTGCTGAGGAACTACTTGAATGTAGCAGACAGATTAAGGATTTCCCAACCCTCATTGGCCACACGATGTGCACTGATGATTTTTATGAGGGTGAGTGGGAGCTGCTTTATACACTTagtgattcatttttttaatcccAAACTTAAAAGTGGGAGGTTACGATATGAAAACATTATAAGGTCATGACACGGCTTTGCCAGGTTTTGTCTGGTGCTGTCTATGGGCTTACAGTTACTTTTATCCTTGTGTCTTTTAGATAACTTAAAGAGCAACTCCATACATACATGTGTACTTAGAAGTAAGTACCATTGCacccaatggaacttacttctaggATAAGATAAGAGccttaaatgctgtaaaacaaacAGCAATGCAGTCCTAAAGACATTTAGGACAGAAGCagttcccattgaattcaacagttCGGCTTACTCCTGTgtaagtgtgcatgggattgctTCCAGTGACTGTAATCTTGAAAATAAGCTTCACTGAACATAGTTGGACTTActtaattctatgcatgtttatgcaGAACTAACTTTCTTTACCTGCTTTCCTTACCCACTAGAATAAACTGTAGCAATTTCCCCTTAATTTTAAAGTATTAATGAAATATCATTTCATTACCTTTGAGAACATTTGAGAGGAGCATTCTGCCTCTCCTGTTTTTAATAGAATATTTCTTAAAAGAATTGTTTTGAAGGAAAATATTGCAACAGTTATCTTTAATTCTTCTATGGTTACTTATTATTTTAGATGTGTCATAATGTGGTGAAATCAAATTCAGCCACGAACATTTatcagataaataaatgaatactgAATTTTTCACCATATTTGTTTCACTCCATGGAGGTAGCTGTTTGAACAAGTGCCCACAGACTGTATATTTTTTTGGTTACTACATAATGTGGAGTCTCATCTGCAAGTGAAAAGAGATCTAAAGGGAAAGTATTATATAGTTGTTAAAAGGAGTTTAAGGTGGCGTACATGgcttcataacaaccctgtgaggtaggttaggctgagaggcaggcaggTCACCTAGTgggcttcatggatgagtggaaAATTGAATTCTGGTCTCCCAATTCCTAGACCGACACTCTGACCGCTACACCACAGTGGGTCTAAAGTGCCAAGCATATCAGAATCAAATTTATAAGTTTTCAGTAATGTAACATACTTTCCAAACAATAGCCTGGTTCTCAtttcacaataaaccatggtccACTTGCTGTCCACCATGGACAAAATAAGCCAGAGTCTGGCTTGTTGAGTCATCCAAACCTGGCCTTGTTCGCTTTGCCCCAAGCAACACAACAAGCAATAACCAAGGTCTGTTCTTGGCTCATCGTTCATAGTtagtttggggaaaacagcaagCCAACCCCCTTAAAGAAAATCAGCTGAGGCCTTTCAGCTGGTGTCTCCCCACTATCAGGGGTGATGCTGATATCCAtagggcagagggccttttcagctgtggccTCCCAAAGGAAGCTCACCTGACAAtgacactccccacccccttgtagacaccggggggggggagaacccttttattttatatatggcAAAGTTttagactgctgctgctgcttttttctgttttacattgtgGTTTTCTCatggtgtattttattttttaaatctctctctcatcacacacacacacaccatgacagTGAATCCAACTTCCCATTTCTTCCTTAGAAAAATCTAAGGTTCCCTTGATAACAATTGCCCATCCATCCCTCATCCTCAACAACTTGTACGAATTCATTGTCATTCTGTAAGAAACGACCATATCATATTAAACAGTTAAAGTAAAATAGTCCCTTGTCAATAATCATAACATCATGTTAGCAGCTGGATTACACTCTAGTTACTTCCTGTGACAGGATTATAGCTTCCAAAATTACCTTACAGAAGAAAAATGTCAAGAAGTGTGGCATTTATGTAAATAACCATTAGCGCCTCTGTGCTACCTTAGAACCTTTTCTTTGGAGGCAATTAAATGCTGTTTGCAAAGTGGATGAAACAGAATAAATGGAGAATTAATAATCTGAGGCCTATTTATAAACTGTTGGATCTGTTTGCAAGCACAGCCATCTGTGGTTTTGCTCAAGGCCACATTCTATCAAAGCCATTTCAGAggattaatgcagaaatgaaaACACAATGAAATGGTTTGCCCAGGTTTAGTACAAACTGAAGGTATGTGCTTGCCATATTCAAAAATATTAGTTGCAGTTAAAATAAGCACAGGTTATTATGCTTCTCATTAACAAGTGGCCTAACTAGATAGTGTGCTGTTGATGGGATCACCAGTCACAGAGTCTGTTATAAACATTAAATGTcaggtgtggggggaggggacgtTGTTGGTGGCACCGGGAGGCTTATGTGAAAAATCACCTGCCCCACACAGAAatttgcaattgggggggggcataatctCCTACAACATGGCTGCTAAGAAAGCCACTATTGCAATGTGTAGCCAGGCCCTTAGATTCCAGCTTCTACTTAAAACAATAATTGGCAACGCAATCTTATGGATAGCTACGCAGAACTAAGACCCACTGAGTTCCATGGGGCATACTCCCAAGAAAATGTGTAAAGAATAGTACAAATGAGGCAACTGTCGTGCTATTACAATACTTCCATTACACTTGAccctactggccatgctggctgggtctgacaGAAGCtgaggtccaacaacatctggagagctacagattCTAAATTCCTCACATATAGGAACGAAGCGGAATGAGATCTCTTGCACTATACTTCATTTTTATGAGGAACTAAGATTTGGTGGCACTAATTAAAGAAACTACTTCCCAGTGCATTAAATAATACCTCTTGCCATACATATGCAAATATTTTATACTATTTGAGCTTAAAACGAAACTTTGCATTTCAATACAGATGTTCCCACCTTCCCTACACCATAGCTTGGTGTTGTATTTTCATCACTACAGGATTAAGAAGCAGCAGGAGATTGGGGCATATAATGCAAGGGAACGCAGTGCACCACCTCCTGGCTCAATAAGTGTGAAAAGATGTGCTGCTCCAGTTAGGAACGTTAAAAGTCGTGATGGCGAAAGTTACCAAATTAAACCACCTGCTAGCCAGTATATACTAGCTAAGTGGCACATTCTTCTCAGATCAGGTGGGTGGCTATACAACCACCAAATTTCTGCCTCCCCCACCTGTTAAATGTCAGCCAATAAACAGTTCACTGCCTTTAAGCAGAACAGTGGTAAAACAAATAGAGATTGTGTTTTGTGGGCTCTCCAGCATTCACCTTCCTTGTGTCTAAGATTCTTGTAGCAGAAAGTCCCAATTTGccactatgggttgtatccaacactgtgCAGTGCACAAACAAACTCCACTCAGACAGTGGGACTTCCCCTTCTTTCCCTGTGTGTCCCTAAAATTTGCTCTGAAGGGTCCCCCATCCCTCTGGTGCACGTCTTGAGGGTgtccaggggagaggagagggaagctccatttcacaagcagaagtctgttgCATGTGTGGAACGACAGCTTTGGATACAACGCTATTGTCTTTTAGTGCTACTGTTGTTTCATTACTGTTCTGTGCTGCTTTCCTCTGCATGGGATAATAGAGCACATTATCCTTAATTTATTGAATCTTCGCCATAGTAATACAGCGTTTTCAGACTCCACATTTTTATATGCCTCTTTTGCACTGTTTTGTTGGAATGTTAAAAAATACATGGCAGATAAGGTATTAATATTTCAATGCTCacactattaaaataaaaaaattctgagGTTTTCGTTTAAGCAGAACGTTGGCAAATTAACTTTGGGTTCTCCTAAGAAAGCATTCTTTGAGACTGCCGTCAACTCTGCCAACACATGGAAGTATAAAATActtacatttcctttccttttctttccttctaaGGTCAGGGACGATTAGATGGAGCGTTGTGTTCCTTCTCCCGTGAAAAAAAGCTGGAATACTTAAAAAGAGCTTACAATGCTGGAGTTAGAAACATAGAAATGGAGTCTACTGTATTTGCTGCTATGTGCAGGCTTTGTGGCCTTAAAGGTAAGACAGAGGGTAGATCTGGCTTTAAATTTGCTTCCCTCCTTTGCAGATGCTTCCTCCTTGCAACCCTCTTCTCTGACAAGCACAAAGTGCTTTTCACTGCACTGTGACTGTCCACCATCTTTAGCTAAAGTGAATAATTAAGGCCCTGTCTTCACTGACACAGTATACTTGTGTCTGATTGAGGGATGGAAGCATCGGTCATTTtgagttctctcagtttctcattttctaatcttaaattcagttctccacattttgcaccaagctgcattaaaaaaaaatcctcatgaaaatccaccagcattataaacacatttttgtgtaaGCAGTTTTGGTTgacgtacacatttttgcaagcaattttcctagACAGAAAGCATTgcttaatgttattttcactaatatcttcCTTATCATGCATCCTTCCCAATAATATAAGAACCGTTTGTAAATGTTTTatagagaactgcatcacaggACGTGGAATagcaggatggctgtgtttctgtgtgcatatcatttcagaaaaaaacaaatttgatagatttgacTTGGAATGTGTACTAAAgcgatttccccccctttttgccaTCCGTCATCTGAATGGTACTATTTCATACTGAAAATGGAGGTTCATGACTGAatgctccttccctccccccctcaaaaaattatCTGTACACAAaatcacaaaaatgtgtattttattgtCAGGGAGAAAATTAGGCTAGAATCGCTTCCCTCAAGCTCTTAGCACCGCTGTTGAGACCTCAGTTCAAATAAGCAGCTGCATCACAGCAACTGAACTCATAAGTCCTATTCCCTTTTCTGGAATCTGATCCATAGATCCAAGGACTGATACTATCCAAATACTGAGAATTTATTCAAAACCATCATTTCCCCAAAGGGAAAGTCTGGTCTTGGCTATTCAGATTTTATAAATCGATTATATGAGATTGATTGGGATGCATTACACCCAAGAGAGGGAGTGGATTAATGATGTtagcaaaaccaaaacatttcaaGCCAGCTTGTGAAAATTTTCTAAGACTTTcatgtcagtgtgtgtgtgtgtggtttcattTTGTAGTGGCTGCAAAGGTCACTGAGTTCCTGCTGACATTCTGGGGGTTGCATTCACTGTTTTTATTcaagctatttttaaaagctgaagaTATAAAGATCCACTGGTTAGAGCTTACATCTGAACTACTaacaaaagaatttcaggaaGAATTTCTTTGTGCTATGCATTCCCTTCCATATCTCTCTTGGAGGCACAACCCTTTTCGGGTTTTTATTATGGGGTTTTCTTATGCGGCTGTATTAGGGCAACCGAGGAAAATAGGTTCATAATCATTTACAGGTCACATTGATGACCTCTTCCAATTATAACTGAAGTGCAGCTATGAAGGCTGCCAGTTTCTTTAAGAGTAGTGGCATGGTAAGGAATGCCAAATAAGGGTGCAGTTTTTACAGTCAATAGCTAAGGTGGCAATGTGTGCAACTTTGCAGAAGACCATCTTCAATTTGAAGGATTTACTTTAAAGAGGAACAGCaacaagaagggagagcagggacctcgGTGCCCGCCATCAGTTAGCAAACTTGGATTGCAGAACAGTattaaattttgttaattagcTCTAAATTTCCATTGATGacataaattagcatatgtaaatctgtctttttaaaaaaaagatgcaccCCCTCCCACAGTTCCACTGATTTACCACAGTACCTCTCCTCACCAAGAAAAACAACTTTTACCTACCCTCACTGATCTATTTCAGTGTGCTTAAGAACTGGAAGATCcaatctcagagagagagagatgaatccTCCATCAATAACTAAGTTTGCCttgaagatattttttttaatcatttgccaATAATGTTTGAAAAGCCCAAATGATTAAACCCTATTTCCTGTTGGTCTTCCACTCATTTTCCCAGAAGTAAAAAAATGCCTTATGCTTGGGAAGGGGTTAACGGGCACCGGAAAGCCCTTCGCACATGAGAGGATCTCATCAGTTTCTGCTAGGAAATATAGTCAATGGTCCCCAGCTCAGAAATGATGCTCTGCACAGCATTTGCAGCCACGTGCATGGGCATAGAAataattttttgggaggggggcaggacaGGCCTTTTGTTAaggaggggcagaacctcagtcagctatgtatttttattgattggggggcagctgcccctctctgcccccccccttggcGACGCCCATAGCCACATGGAGCCACTTGTCTGTAAAAGAGACCTTTGTTGCCAACTGTTACCTGCTCCCCTTTCTCAAGCtaaagcttttccttttccttctgggaGATGTAGGGGAGGCTAGTAGCAAAGACAGGTTGGTTGTAAATAAACTggctgcaaacaaataaaaatatattagatTCCAGTCACCATCTCTGGGAAGATTGTGTATGGTCTATGTATCTGATATAAAAAACAAGCCTGGACCTCTTATTTTCCTGCCTCCTGTTCACCTGGCTTCTAGCTGCAGTCGTCTGTGTGACTCTGCTTAATCGGCTTGAAGGGGACCAAATCACAGCACCTCATGAAGTTCTTCTGGATTACCAGCAACGACCTCAGCAGCTGATTTCATTGTTCATCAGAAAATGGCTTGGATTATGGAACCCTAATGGATTATCAGATGATGTCATCTAGAACAGTTGCGAAATGGgattctctctttcttctctctctctctcacacacacagattgTCTTTTAAGTCTCAACGTCTAGaccagcctgctgccctccatatattgttaaactacaactcccatcattccctggcCAGGCTGACTTGAACTGATAGGAGTCCaataatatttggagggccacaaattaGTCTTCCTTGTTATAAACTACTGACAAGCCTTCAATCCAAAAGTCATCAGGAAATTCTAATTCATTGCACAAATATCTGAACGGAGCTCTCTCATGCCATGCATCTGGCAATGCTTTGCCCATGGTTATCAGCTAAAGTAGCCAGTGAAAGTTATCTTTAGTTATCATTAGGGCTGTTTGTAATAGCGAGCCAAAGCTAACTCTTGTACCTCAGAGATTACTTCCCAGTTGACTCAAAAACGAATCTACCGCTCTTGTGTGTTACTGTTGTTCAGCACACCTGTGAAGAAAGGCTAGAATATTATCCCACAGTGGGGTAACATTTCATTTTAGACATCTGTCAGAAATTGATCAAACAGCCTGGAAATGTTTAGACAGAACATGTCAATGTATAGCAGCTCCACAACAGCACAGAAAAATGTTCCTGGTTGATTACACTGTGATCCTAGCTGAATATGTAACACTTTAATGTTGATTTCTACCTGAGTGTTTCAGTAAATACCAGGTGATGAGCTCGATGACAGAGGAAcccaaaaaagggaagggaaaggagggatTACGAATTCAGAAAATATGATCAGAAATTACTACTGACAAGTACTGTATTCATATTTGCTTGCTTATCTGAACTCACATGATGAATTGTCTTTTTCTAAATGTAAAAAGTGTACCTTGTGCAAGCTTAGGAGTCCAATTCTTTCCATAAtctatttgctttttaaagtgctgtgtGCAATTGCATTTGAGATTGTGCTGCTTTGTAATAAGCTTAAGTTATTTATATACTTCATTGTTTAATATATCACATTACATCTGTTTAACACTTCTGCAAAATTGGTTaataaagactttaaaagagaatgaggaaagactgttggggtggggagtgatCATTTATCTAATAAATATTCATGAAATCTTTAATATAGTATGTTTTAAAAGACCAGGGCGGGGTGCACAGAATCATATTACGGCACTTGCAAAAAATATGTTTAGTATATTCTAGAGTTTTAGTCTCTCTCTTACTTTAATTTCCTTTGTTGCACTAGCAGTAACAAGACTCGGGTTCAAATTCTCAATTGTTGGACTCTTGGAGAAAGTGGGTttattgtgcaacctgaatttgttggTATGTCATTGAATCTCACccgaaaatagcaacagtctggaaccACCTGCAAAACAAGTTTCTAACTACACATATAGGTTTAATAGCTTTGGTGAAACAGGAGTCCAAATTTTTCATGACATCTCTTTTATCAAGTTGCACCCTGAAGACACTGCTTCCTATGAATCAAGGCCAGATGGTATTTTTAAATCATGACATTGGCCCCAAAGTAGCTCAGTTGTCTCAGAGCAGTGGtgtcacaaaaaaaaaacccgacTAATGTTTTCTTGGGTAAATGCATTCTTCTACAGTAAGAGATACGCCTCACTTAAGCAGCACATAGAAGGTGAATTTTTGCACTCTGATCATTTATTTTAACGATTTCTTAGCCACCCTTCATCATTAAATGATTATAGGCTGGCATACATAGAAAAGTATGACTAGAATTAGCTATGCAGGGAGCGGCAGAAATGTGATGGAAAGGGCAGGTACCTTTTTCTTGGAAtagttattatattatatatttatataccccAAAGTACACATACCAAACAGCATGCTGTTGTCTACCCTCTGTCAGACCCTTGAAATGATGGTGGCCTACAGACACTAGAGCATTCTACAGGTCTAAACAGGCGGGAGGTGGAGAAACGTAATAGCACTGAAACAACGTCATCAATCAGTGCTCATGGTTGTAACTCAGCGGTGGGGAACCTGACGCCCAGGGGGCAAATGTGCCCTTCCAGGCCCCTCTGTCCAAGCATCAGGACTCCCTGAGCCATGCACAAGGTCAAACCACCATTGCTCCTGCTCCATGCCCTCCTgaagtgcttgtgtgtgtgcacagaagacTTTTGACTGGAATGTAGGCTGCTGTAGATGAGAGTCACAGCTGTTACTTTGCTGattttggccccacccaccattgtcatgtggcccccaggaggttgtccagaagggaatgtggcccttgggctgaaaagtgtTCCCCACCACTGCTCGAGCTGGAAGCAGCTTATGCAGTAGTCATTTGAATGTCACCCAGCAGGGTAGTAGTGGCTGTTGATAATTCCTTCTCTCAGTAAACATAGTTTTCTATCCCTAACGCTGAACTAGATTGCTTTAAGGGCTAAGACCACTAGGGAGAGGGAATAATCAAAGACTACTAGTTACCTGTTGTGTAGCACGttccttccttttcatttccaGTTTTAGAAAATCACTGCTGATATCTCCACTGCTTGATTGGTTTTATGATTCAGTGCTTTCCCCATTGCGAAATATCCAGGAAGCATGTTTAGGCCATTTG
The nucleotide sequence above comes from Zootoca vivipara chromosome 1, rZooViv1.1, whole genome shotgun sequence. Encoded proteins:
- the UPP2 gene encoding uridine phosphorylase 2 isoform X1 — its product is MTFLLAGASKTEMKNYNGNGLVYVMNPHLDLMDEDILYHLDLGTKTHNLPAMFGDTKFVCVGGSPNRMKAFAQFMHKELGLEGDGKDIKDICAGTDRYCMYKVGPVLSISHGMGVPSISIMLHELIKLLHHAKCCDVTIIRIGTSGGLGIEPGSVVITDTAVDSFFKPQFEQVILDKVVTRSTELDRDLAEELLECSRQIKDFPTLIGHTMCTDDFYEGQGRLDGALCSFSREKKLEYLKRAYNAGVRNIEMESTVFAAMCRLCGLKAAVVCVTLLNRLEGDQITAPHEVLLDYQQRPQQLISLFIRKWLGLWNPNGLSDDVI
- the UPP2 gene encoding uridine phosphorylase 2 isoform X2, coding for MKAFAQFMHKELGLEGDGKDIKDICAGTDRYCMYKVGPVLSISHGMGVPSISIMLHELIKLLHHAKCCDVTIIRIGTSGGLGIEPGSVVITDTAVDSFFKPQFEQVILDKVVTRSTELDRDLAEELLECSRQIKDFPTLIGHTMCTDDFYEGQGRLDGALCSFSREKKLEYLKRAYNAGVRNIEMESTVFAAMCRLCGLKAAVVCVTLLNRLEGDQITAPHEVLLDYQQRPQQLISLFIRKWLGLWNPNGLSDDVI